One Drosophila kikkawai strain 14028-0561.14 chromosome 3L, DkikHiC1v2, whole genome shotgun sequence genomic window carries:
- the LOC138928378 gene encoding membrane metallo-endopeptidase-like 1: MKETTRFLCVLLIIGLTQSRHPSPDEAALDFIYKNMDDTANPCQDFQNFSSGNFEALHKEAKLYDLQDSIRDASTGKLQIVLEKLRDRVFIDESSAEGKALRFYETCLNTSPSRQLFFSFLELMPPGEDLPWPTSRLRGSRWPEERFEWLEALARLRRFGIENLLFRMNVVQDWVDPNHFVVYLKRPTYPTILDENSNKDILVGIGILKKNHPSINTLVADIMALDDDLQNLPPEESRSYTLSIEEFEDQTGIQLSKYLEISFGRPFDPSFEVKIVGMGYLEGLKAVIEKYTNKVVASYMIIGIVRSLIQQQLVLKTGSNHQVQCSTAVRRHMEVASEVLYKDYYFRQGRLQRYDRAVQQMFEVFRAAFLKRIEKNRLNLTAEEQTFVKQKLRAIKVRLGSLPNVPDQRRFVNDFYSDLELEKHPTNLAKILLNILEHRTRHTLKQLDRPTPKGNHFFRLEELGYILQTEPYYRTSNLVVVPYDILQEPYFSPDQHDVFKVSLLGFSMIRAVLENFKPYNMRFDNESNYSEFMENFGENFAYVEATNCLDRSKESSQLNEHAINVLALKLVYDTYFGEDSKFSQEQPSFTKLPLKQIFLLNFAQNLMYKWNTVRLNQAVRNLNDFGEVFNCPADAFLNPETKCEIW; the protein is encoded by the coding sequence ATGAAGGAAACCACTCGCTTTTTGTGTGTTCTGTTGATAATAGGCTTGACCCAATCCCGGCATCCCAGCCCGGACGAGGCTGCCCTGgatttcatatataaaaatatggatGACACTGCCAACCCATGCCAggattttcaaaatttctcCAGCGGAAACTTTGAGGCTCTTCACAAGGAAGCTAAGCTCTACGATCTCCAGGACTCAATACGTGACGCCTCTACCGGGAAGCTGCAGATAGTGTTGGAAAAGCTAAGAGACCGCGTCTTCATCGACGAGTCCAGTGCGGAGGGGAAGGCCTTGCGGTTCTACGAAACCTGCCTCAACACTTCCCCTTCGAGGCAGCTGTTCTTTAGCTTCCTCGAACTAATGCCACCAGGCGAGGATCTGCCCTGGCCAACGTCCAGGCTCCGAGGCAGTAGGTGGCCTGAGGAGAGATTTGAGTGGCTGGAAGCCCTGGCTCGACTCCGTCGCTTTGGCATCGAGAATCTTCTGTTCCGGATGAATGTGGTTCAGGACTGGGTCGACCCAAACCATTTCGTGGTTTACCTTAAACGTCCAACATATCCAACAATCTTGGATGAGAATTCCAATAAAGACATTCTAGTCGGCATTGGAATCCTGAAAAAAAACCATCCATCAATCAATACCCTAGTTGCTGACATTATGGCTCTGGACGACGATCTGCAGAACCTACCGCCGGAAGAGAGCCGATCCTACACACTGAGCATCGAGGAGTTTGAGGATCAGACAGGAATCCAACTATCCAAGTACCTGGAAATCAGCTTTGGACGCCCATTCGATCCCAGCTTTGAAGTGAAGATCGTGGGAATGGGATACTTGGAGGGTCTAAAGGCGGTAATAGAGAAGTACACCAATAAGGTAGTGGCCAGCTACATGATTATAGGCATCGTTCGCTCGCTCATTCAACAGCAGTTAGTTCTGAAGACTGGAAGTAACCATCAGGTGCAGTGTTCGACTGCAGTGCGTCGGCACATGGAAGTGGCCAGCGAGGTGTTGTATAAGGATTACTACTTCCGACAGGGAAGGCTGCAGCGCTACGACCGGGCAGTGCAGCAGATGTTCGAGGTGTTCCGGGCAGCCTTCCTGAAGAGGATCGAGAAGAACCGCCTTAACCTTACCGCCGAAGAGCAAACCTTTGTTAAGCAGAAGCTCCGTGCCATAAAAGTCAGGCTGGGATCCCTGCCGAATGTTCCCGACCAGCGGCGGTTTGTCAACGATTTTTACTCAGATCTGGAGCTGGAGAAACATCCGACGAACCTGGCAAAAATCCTACTCAATATTCTGGAGCATCGTACTCGACACACGCTGAAGCAACTAGATAGACCCACGCCCAAAGGCAATCACTTCTTCCGGCTCGAGGAACTCGGATATATCCTGCAAACCGAACCTTATTACAGGACGAGCAACTTGGTCGTAGTTCCCTATGATATCCTGCAAGAACCCTACTTTTCGCCGGATCAGCACGACGTATTCAAGGTGAGCCTGCTCGGGTTTTCAATGATCCGAGCCGTCTTGGAGAACTTTAAGCCATATAATATGCGCTTCGACAATGAGTCCAATTATAGCGaatttatggaaaattttGGCGAGAATTTCGCCTACGTAGAGGCAACGAACTGTTTGGATCGTTCCAAGGAATCCTCTCAACTCAATGAACATGCAATCAATGTCTTAGCTCTAAAGCTGGTCTACGACACCTACTTTGGAGAGGACTCAAAGTTCAGCCAGGAACAACCGAGTTTCACCAAGTTGCCGCTGAAGCAAATATTTCTGCTAAACTTTGCCCAAAACTTGATGTACAAGTGGAACACCGTGCGCCTCAACCAGGCGGTACGCAATCTAAATGACTTTGGAGAGGTCTTCAACTGTCCTGCTGATGCTTTCCTGAATCCGGAAACTAAATGTGAAATCTGGTAG